One segment of Belonocnema kinseyi isolate 2016_QV_RU_SX_M_011 chromosome 7, B_treatae_v1, whole genome shotgun sequence DNA contains the following:
- the LOC117176075 gene encoding golgin subfamily A member 6-like protein 22 encodes MPKSSSDATREEEKVTDEREPDLTTENSKTSGNTQNVKTAPERRGRGRPKKLTEPETSNRSQSLDTYVKRARRGSQTEESAGKDKNQQPEPEEKLLSTLQKNTLLKQRDNQEQREMEETEETRKKTDRELLLLIMSDLKEIRAEKERSREENQKELQTVKNELQRKYEEWEKEKTNIYKKIQVLELKIENEEWVSKKEDIDEKMKQIQTDLKKKAESGQKRVQNENFEAQQMSELEKKLEKWEKRERKNNIVVRGLQRENSAIERARLFLEENIKVDGRIKEAYEIGREENNKVLVIKLETWEMKRKILERKPNLKGTSIFVDDDLTKSEREVQRKIREVARRERENGKEVKVGYRKIKINDKWIHWNEEEGKLTEKYFL; translated from the coding sequence ATGCCGAAGAGTAGTAGCGACGCCACGCGTGAAGAAGAGAAAGTAACGGACGAAAGGGAACCTGACTTAACGACAGAAAATTCGAAAACAAGCGGTAATACACAAAACGTGAAAACAGCTCCCGAGAGACGTGGAAGAGGGAGACCAAAAAAATTGACGGAACCTGAAACGAGTAACAGATCACAGAGTTTAGATACATACGTGAAGAGAGCGAGAAGGGGAAGTCAAACAGAGGAGTCTGCAGGAAAGGACAAAAATCAGCAACCGGAACCAGAAGAGAAATTGTTAAGCACACTCCAGAAAAATACCCTTTTAAAACAACGTGACAATCAAGAGCAGCGAGAGATGGAAGAGACGGAAGAGACCAGAAAAAAGACTGATCGAGAGCTCTTACTGCTAATAATGTCAGACTTGAAGGAAATAAGAGCAGAAAAGGAAAGATCGAGGGAGGAgaaccaaaaagaattacaaaCAGTGAAGAATGAGTTGCAGCGCAAATATGAAGAATGGGAGAAGGAAAAAACAAACATCTacaagaaaattcaagttttggagCTGAAAATAGAAAACGAGGAGTGGGTCTCCAAGAAAGAAGATATAGATGAAAAAATGAAGCAAATTCAAACAGATCTAAAGAAGAAAGCAGAGTCAGGACAGAAAAGAgttcaaaatgaaaactttgaGGCACAACAAATGAGTGAACTGGAGAAAAAATTGGAGAAGTGGgaaaagagagaaagaaagaataaTATTGTTGTGAGAGGACTACAGAGAGAAAACTCAGCGATAGAAAGAGCACGACTTTTTCTAGAGGAAAACATCAAAGTAGACGGACGAATCAAAGAGGCGTACGAGATTGGAAGGGAAGAAAATAACAAGGTCTTAGTGATAAAGTTGGAAACATGGGAAATGAAAAGGAAGATCTTAGAAAGAAAACCTAATCTTAAAGGAACGAGCATCTTCGTAGACGACGATCTGACGAAATCCGAAAGAGAGGTCCAAAGGAAAATAAGAGAAGTGGCTAGGAGGGAGAGAGAAAACGGAAAAGAAGTGAAGGTGGGATacagaaaaatcaaaatcaatgACAAATGGATTCACTGGAACGAAGAAGAAGGTAAattgacagaaaaatattttttatga